One window from the genome of Malacoplasma penetrans HF-2 encodes:
- a CDS encoding alpha/beta fold hydrolase, protein MSLYSEKDLDIELLEEKIIEPVNKTNESKHIVFIHGFASNSSCWELFVEKNKNHYIHLINLPGHGSKEYKPYHLIFKFIIDLIKKYIISIYQNYGPIILVGHSYGGAISATVTHELKEINENIIEKTILLAPYSKYSILKVIDKIKLFQIKNSDDFMELQKMIFVNAEKTVYELEKYLYKKLSLEFFKKNSKNLKWVILGMSLPSTFYKIDKAFKTIGSSFYFLFGEKDKLIDNQKTIQRSTINNIQPYFSIYEDKGHAFFAEDKDRFFNEIENIINL, encoded by the coding sequence ATGAGTTTATATAGTGAAAAAGATTTAGATATTGAGCTGTTAGAAGAAAAAATAATTGAACCAGTTAACAAAACAAATGAATCAAAACATATTGTATTTATTCATGGTTTTGCTTCTAATAGTAGTTGTTGAGAATTGTTTGTTGAAAAAAATAAAAATCACTATATCCACTTAATTAATTTACCTGGTCATGGATCAAAAGAATACAAACCTTATCATTTAATTTTTAAATTTATAATTGATTTAATAAAAAAATATATTATTAGCATCTATCAAAATTATGGACCAATTATTTTGGTTGGTCATTCTTATGGTGGTGCAATTTCTGCAACAGTTACACATGAGTTAAAAGAAATAAATGAAAATATAATTGAAAAAACAATTTTACTTGCACCATATTCTAAATATTCTATTTTAAAAGTAATAGACAAAATTAAGCTATTCCAAATTAAAAACTCTGATGATTTTATGGAATTACAAAAAATGATTTTTGTTAATGCTGAAAAAACAGTTTATGAACTAGAAAAATATTTATATAAGAAATTAAGTTTAGAGTTTTTTAAAAAGAATTCTAAAAATTTAAAATGAGTTATTTTAGGGATGTCACTACCATCAACTTTTTATAAAATTGATAAGGCTTTTAAAACAATTGGTTCAAGTTTTTATTTTTTATTTGGTGAAAAAGATAAATTAATAGATAACCAAAAAACTATACAACGTTCAACTATTAACAATATCCAACCTTATTTTTCTATTTATGAAGATAAAGGTCATGCTTTTTTTGCAGAAGATAAAGATAGATTTTTTAATGAAATAGAAAATATAATTAATCTATAA
- the pheT gene encoding phenylalanine--tRNA ligase subunit beta: MLLSRKLLNTLFPIFNKVSNQELETMLNSIGVEVENIIKFPRTENLIVGEIKKVEKHPNADKLNICEVFFENKIHVIICGAQNVRPGLKVIVAKVGTKMLDGRLIEAKDLLGVKSNGMICAYAELTTKTDVCSYDEIENIIELDNDAKLNDIDPLKYIGLDDEILDLSVPSNRNELNGVIPIAYDLISLYFPKSKIDFSLKNIENQKKTSIKINIDKELCRFFGVIDVSNVEIKTSNWKIKSFLLNCGITPINTIVDITNLNAIITSVPCHAYDKDKLGKEIAVSLNAHKEKFLALNDKEYVVENKSAVSVISNNKIVSLASVIGSKENSISNSTKNVLFEIGNFDNMAIRDASNKLGIKTNASTLGSKTIPLWITYKSFDYLIGLLKDLNIKVSSVNYVGDKLKDNLIDFDSQTIQDLLGQKTDVEKNLKLMGFNFVGKKVKAPVYREDLENISDLVEELTKKINVNNLELKPIESSFVDFEFDNFEENWNFLEKYFINKGFTLVKTLNLTSLENNKAFNLFGSKKSIKIMNPISSEREYFRNNLIQQHLEVLSNNYAHKINLYNIFEIQGLNYDGLWNKHLCLTLPIEHFNNKINNSKIVIDLLFIKSILTDLFNVFNIPFEIKAIENLSNDIEFISTNNGFEIYVKNKLIGIASQISPEILNKYKLDSSKPIYFVELIINDLLDSKISKSITVSDEKKEHNIARSITLSLDRNQNYKKIESVLDNYKNNLNLLDKFEIESVFIKDNKPSYTFSLEINPSKLNKKETNEINEIVERLIKDLINEGAEIKR, encoded by the coding sequence ATGTTGTTATCAAGAAAACTATTAAACACTCTATTTCCTATTTTTAATAAAGTTTCAAACCAAGAATTAGAAACAATGTTAAATAGTATTGGAGTGGAAGTAGAAAATATAATTAAGTTTCCTAGAACTGAAAATTTGATTGTTGGTGAAATAAAAAAAGTTGAAAAACATCCTAATGCAGATAAATTAAATATTTGTGAAGTTTTCTTCGAAAATAAAATCCATGTGATAATTTGTGGTGCTCAAAATGTTAGACCAGGATTAAAAGTAATAGTAGCTAAAGTTGGCACTAAAATGCTAGATGGCAGACTTATTGAAGCTAAAGACCTTTTAGGTGTTAAATCTAATGGAATGATTTGTGCATATGCTGAGCTAACAACTAAAACTGATGTTTGTTCATATGATGAAATAGAAAACATCATTGAACTTGATAATGATGCAAAATTAAATGATATAGATCCTTTGAAATATATAGGATTAGATGATGAAATATTAGACCTATCAGTTCCATCAAATAGAAATGAACTTAATGGAGTAATACCAATAGCATATGATTTAATTTCTCTTTATTTCCCTAAATCTAAAATTGATTTTTCTTTAAAGAATATAGAAAACCAAAAGAAAACAAGTATCAAGATAAATATAGATAAAGAGCTTTGTAGATTCTTTGGTGTAATAGATGTTAGTAATGTTGAAATAAAAACTTCTAATTGAAAAATTAAATCATTTTTATTGAATTGTGGAATAACACCAATTAATACAATTGTGGATATTACAAATTTAAATGCAATTATTACAAGTGTTCCTTGTCATGCTTATGATAAAGATAAATTAGGGAAAGAAATTGCTGTATCTTTAAATGCTCATAAAGAAAAGTTTTTAGCTTTAAACGATAAAGAGTATGTAGTGGAAAACAAATCTGCAGTTAGTGTTATTTCAAATAATAAAATAGTTTCACTTGCAAGTGTAATTGGGTCTAAAGAAAACTCTATTTCTAATAGCACTAAAAATGTTCTGTTTGAAATTGGAAACTTTGATAATATGGCAATTAGAGATGCTTCTAATAAATTGGGTATAAAAACAAATGCTTCAACACTTGGTTCTAAAACAATTCCATTATGAATTACATATAAGTCATTTGATTACTTAATTGGATTATTAAAAGATCTAAATATTAAAGTAAGTTCAGTTAATTATGTAGGTGATAAATTAAAAGATAATTTAATTGATTTTGATAGCCAAACTATTCAAGATTTATTAGGACAAAAAACTGATGTTGAAAAAAATCTAAAATTAATGGGATTTAATTTTGTTGGCAAAAAAGTTAAAGCACCAGTTTACAGAGAAGACTTAGAAAATATTAGTGACCTTGTTGAGGAGTTAACCAAAAAGATTAATGTTAATAACTTAGAATTAAAACCAATAGAGAGTTCTTTTGTTGATTTTGAATTTGATAATTTTGAAGAAAATTGAAATTTTTTAGAGAAGTATTTTATTAATAAAGGTTTTACCTTAGTTAAAACACTAAATCTAACTTCATTAGAAAACAATAAAGCTTTTAATTTATTTGGTTCTAAAAAAAGTATTAAAATCATGAATCCTATTTCTAGTGAAAGAGAATATTTTAGAAATAATTTAATCCAACAACACTTAGAAGTATTAAGTAACAACTATGCTCATAAAATTAATCTTTACAACATCTTCGAAATTCAGGGATTAAATTATGATGGTTTATGAAATAAACACTTATGTTTAACATTACCAATTGAACACTTTAACAATAAAATTAATAATTCAAAAATAGTAATAGACCTATTATTTATTAAATCAATTCTTACAGATTTATTTAATGTATTTAATATTCCATTTGAAATTAAAGCAATTGAGAACCTATCAAATGATATTGAGTTTATTTCTACTAATAATGGATTTGAAATTTATGTAAAAAACAAATTAATAGGAATTGCTTCTCAAATTAGCCCAGAAATTTTGAATAAATATAAATTAGATAGTAGTAAACCAATTTATTTTGTTGAATTAATAATTAATGACTTATTAGACTCTAAGATTAGTAAATCAATCACTGTAAGTGATGAGAAAAAAGAACATAACATTGCAAGGTCTATAACTTTATCATTAGATAGAAACCAAAATTATAAAAAAATTGAATCAGTTTTAGATAACTATAAAAATAATTTAAATTTATTGGATAAGTTTGAAATTGAATCTGTATTTATTAAAGATAATAAACCTTCTTATACATTTTCATTAGAAATAAACCCAAGTAAATTAAATAAAAAAGAAACAAATGAAATTAATGAAATAGTTGAAAGACTAATTAAAGACCTTATTAATGAAGGTGCTGAGATTAAAAGATAA
- a CDS encoding TIR domain-containing protein: MKKVYISCYENSDYLYKDILVKSNEMRGNKLFQLIESNPDWIEKDYLTKKENIIPFIKKSILKTADVVLFLIGNETKKRRVVDWEVRAAMTKYGIFEKCGIVVVYLPELIEKYGTKIPRTVLPNILKDNIDKSDVFMVETTWDKIKRDINILDKLFNTAYAYSKMSKYDLDSTPIELENVNNYPANSFK; the protein is encoded by the coding sequence ATGAAAAAAGTTTATATTAGTTGTTACGAAAATAGTGATTACTTATACAAAGATATTCTTGTTAAAAGCAATGAAATGAGGGGAAATAAACTATTTCAATTAATTGAATCTAATCCTGATTGAATAGAAAAAGATTATTTAACAAAGAAAGAAAACATTATCCCCTTCATCAAAAAAAGCATTTTAAAAACTGCAGATGTTGTTCTTTTTTTAATTGGAAATGAAACTAAAAAAAGAAGAGTGGTAGACTGAGAAGTTAGAGCTGCAATGACTAAATATGGTATTTTTGAAAAATGTGGGATTGTTGTTGTTTATCTTCCAGAGCTAATTGAAAAGTATGGTACTAAAATCCCTAGAACTGTTTTACCTAACATCTTAAAAGATAATATTGATAAAAGTGATGTATTTATGGTTGAAACAACTTGAGACAAGATCAAAAGAGATATCAATATCTTAGATAAACTATTTAATACAGCTTATGCTTATAGTAAGATGTCAAAATATGATCTAGATTCAACACCGATTGAACTTGAGAATGTTAACAACTATCCTGCTAATTCATTTAAGTAA
- the truB gene encoding tRNA pseudouridine(55) synthase TruB: MKQKYQYIKNTELDLKDKIFGINKPKNFSSNQVIQIIKKYYGLKKIGHAGTLDPLATGLLLVATNSKTKELNELILENKKYVAEIQFNYQTSTYDAEGEITNYTTRKIHEKTLKEELKFLNSTYWYQQPPVYSAVKIKGKKLYEYARANQEVSVPFKKVYINKVELISFDSISQKTFVSLDVSKGFYIRSFANDIGLRLNNYGYLLNLKRVEVGNYKLDQAYDFFDLVKQVN; this comes from the coding sequence ATGAAACAAAAATATCAATACATAAAAAATACAGAGTTAGATTTAAAAGATAAAATTTTTGGGATAAATAAACCTAAAAATTTTTCATCTAACCAAGTGATTCAAATTATCAAAAAATATTATGGTTTAAAAAAGATAGGACATGCCGGAACCTTAGATCCACTAGCAACTGGTTTATTATTAGTGGCCACAAATTCTAAAACTAAAGAACTGAATGAACTAATATTAGAAAATAAAAAATATGTTGCTGAAATCCAATTTAACTATCAAACTTCTACATATGATGCAGAGGGTGAAATAACTAATTACACAACAAGAAAAATACATGAAAAAACTTTAAAAGAAGAATTAAAGTTTTTAAATTCTACATATTGATACCAACAACCACCAGTTTATTCTGCAGTTAAAATAAAAGGTAAAAAATTATATGAGTATGCAAGAGCTAACCAAGAAGTTAGTGTTCCTTTTAAAAAAGTTTATATTAATAAAGTTGAATTAATTTCTTTTGATTCAATAAGTCAAAAGACTTTTGTTTCATTAGACGTTTCAAAAGGTTTTTATATTAGATCGTTTGCTAACGATATTGGTTTAAGACTAAATAATTATGGATACTTATTAAATTTAAAAAGAGTTGAAGTGGGAAATTATAAACTAGATCAAGCTTATGACTTTTTTGATCTAGTTAAACAAGTTAATTAA
- the pheS gene encoding phenylalanine--tRNA ligase subunit alpha — MTKIDFENIKILQDKIKDIEIEKNVYDERNIFLKNYLSPLYKELKEMSEEDKKEFGKQLNQYKEMIEDVAEKRINEIKKQKILNIKSEYDINLPADYFQSGGINPIDLVKNEIVKFFKKANFKILTESEVTSVEFNFDSLNIKKDHPARSISDTFYIDDKQLLRVHNTAITSKALRMFNKEEEIKVLSHGNVYRKDDDDATHSHQFNQIDMVWVKKGMSLANLKWLTDKLLKYLFNESIKIRYRISHFPFTEPSFEVDINCFFCDSKDHCSVCKNTKWIEVLGAGLLHPNVLKNANVKKGLSGIAFGIGIDRIAMLKYQIKDIRRLYGNDFSLIESFKGER, encoded by the coding sequence ATGACTAAAATTGATTTTGAAAATATTAAAATTTTACAAGACAAAATAAAAGATATTGAAATTGAAAAAAATGTTTATGATGAAAGAAATATTTTCTTAAAAAATTATCTTTCTCCTTTGTACAAAGAACTTAAAGAAATGAGTGAAGAAGACAAAAAGGAATTTGGTAAACAACTAAATCAATACAAAGAAATGATTGAAGATGTTGCAGAAAAAAGAATTAATGAAATTAAAAAACAAAAAATTTTAAATATCAAATCTGAATATGATATCAATCTGCCAGCAGATTATTTTCAATCAGGTGGTATTAATCCAATAGATTTAGTAAAAAATGAAATAGTAAAGTTTTTTAAGAAAGCTAATTTCAAAATACTAACAGAAAGTGAAGTAACTTCAGTTGAATTCAATTTTGATAGTTTAAATATAAAAAAAGATCATCCAGCTAGAAGTATTTCAGATACTTTTTATATTGATGATAAGCAACTATTAAGAGTTCACAATACTGCAATTACATCAAAAGCTTTAAGAATGTTCAATAAAGAAGAAGAAATTAAAGTTCTTTCTCATGGAAATGTTTACAGAAAAGATGATGATGATGCAACACATTCTCATCAATTCAACCAAATTGATATGGTGTGAGTTAAAAAAGGTATGTCTCTAGCTAATTTAAAATGACTAACTGATAAGTTATTAAAATACTTATTTAATGAATCTATCAAGATTAGATACCGTATCTCTCACTTCCCATTTACTGAACCATCTTTTGAAGTTGATATAAATTGTTTTTTTTGTGACTCAAAAGATCATTGTTCTGTTTGTAAAAACACTAAGTGAATTGAAGTTTTAGGAGCTGGATTATTACACCCTAATGTTTTAAAAAATGCAAATGTTAAAAAAGGATTAAGTGGTATAGCATTTGGAATTGGGATAGATAGAATTGCTATGCTTAAATATCAAATTAAAGACATCAGAAGATTGTATGGTAATGATTTCTCATTAATTGAATCTTTTAAAGGAGAAAGATAA